The Pseudomonas solani genome segment ATGAAGAACGGCGATCGCCTGTCCGGCAAGATCAAGGTCTTCGACGGCGGCAAACTGATGCTGGAAACCGAATACGGCGGCTCCATCCCGCTGGACTGGAAAAAGATCGCCACCCTGGAAAGTGACCAGGAGCTGATGATCAAGCAGGACGACGTCACCGGCGAGCGCGCCAAGACCCTGCGCCCGGCCGAGCCCGGCAAGGTGATCCTGGCCAACGGCGAGGCACCGAAGACCGTCGAGCTGGCCAGCATCGAGCAGATCATGAAGCCCAAGCCCTTCGTCGAGGACCTGACCTGGTCCGGCAACGTCGACCTGGCCCTGGACTACAAGCGCGCCGAGAAAGATACCGACGACTACGATGTCGACTTCAAGACCAAGGCCCGTCACGGCCGCTGGCGCCACAACGCCACCGGCGAATACAACCGTGAATTCCAGGACGACGTGAAAACCACCGAGAACTGGGAGCTGGAATACGCCCTGGACCGCTTTATCACCGACAAATTCTTCTGGCAGGGCCGCGCCGAATACAAGCGCGACAAGATCGAAGAGCTGGAGCGCCAGCGCACCCTCGGTACCGGCCCCGGTTACCAGTTCTGGGACGACGAGCTGGGCGCCTTCTCCCTGGCCTCCCTGGTCAACCGCACCGACTACGAATACTCCAACGGCGAGAAGGACAACTTCTATGCGCTCAGCATGAAGTGGGACTACAACCGCTACCTGGTGGGCAAGACCGTCGAGTTCTTCACCGTCGGCGAAGTGGGCCGCCCCCTGGGCAACGCTGCCGACTACTCCCTGGATGCCGAGGTGGGCCTGCGCTACAAGGTCACCGACTGGGCCTCGCTCAATCTCAAGGCTGAGAAGGACATGGTCCAGGGCGCCGAAGGCGAGATCGACGAGACCCGCTACACCGTCGGCTTCGGTGTGGGCTGGTAAGTACCCCGCCGGCTGTCCCGGGCTGAAGCCCGGGCGGCAGGCTGTGAACGAACCGACAAGAAAAAGCCCCGCATCAGCGGGGCTTTTTCATTGCAGCGGAGCCCTTACAGGCGCAGGCCGCCGTCCAGCTCCAGAACGCGACCGGTGTAGTAGTCGTTTTCCAGGATGTAGGCCACCGAGTGGGCGATCTCCTGGGGCTTGCCCAGGCGCTTCAGCGGAATGCCGGAGGTCATCTTCTCCAGGGCTTCGGGCTTCATGCTGGCGACCATGTCGGTCTCGATGAAGCCGGGGGCCACGCCCGCCACGCGGATGCCGTAGCGCGCCAGTTCCTTCGCCCAGACCACGGTGTCGGCAGCCACGCCGGCCTTGGCGGCGGAGTAGTTGGCCTGGCCCATGTTGCCGGCGCGGGAGATGGAGGAGATGTTGATGATCGCGCCTTCGTTCTTCAGCTCGATCATCTTCGCCGCCACTTCGCGGGTGCAGAGGAATACGCCGGTCAGGTTGACGTCGATCACCGCCTGCCACTGGGCCAGGCTCATCTTGGTCATCTCGCCGTCCTTGACCTTGATGGTCAGGCCGTCGCGGAGGATACCGGCGTTGTTAACCAGGCCGTTGATGGCGCCGAAGTCCTCGGCCACCTGGCCGACCATGTGGGTCACCTGCTCTTCGTTGGCCACGTTGCACAGGTAGGCGCGGGCGTCACCGCCGGCGGCCTTGCAGGCGGCCACGGCGTCGTCCAGCTTTTCCTGGTTCAGGTCCACCAGCGCCAGCTTGGCGCCCTTGCCGGCGAGGTACTCGCCCATGGCACGGCCGAGGCCCTGGCAACCGCCGGTGATGATGATGACCTTGTCTTTGAGCTGCATGCTTTTCCCCAAGAATTCGAAATGAGTGGCGGTATCCCCGCTGGCAGCCTGGAACCGCTATTCTGGCTGCCCGTCCGTTTTCGACGGATTCTGTGCAAGGAGTCAAAAGGTGAGCGTGAAAGCCGCAAAGAATGCCCGAGAATTGCTGCTCAAGGAATACCGCGGCGTCCTCTCCACCCTGTCCAAGGCCATGCCGGGCTTCCCTTTCGGATCAGTGGCACCCTATTGCCTGGACGCCGCCGGCCGCCCCCTGATCCTCATCAGCCGTATTGCCCAGCACACCCACAACCTGCAGAAAGACCCCAAATGCTCCTTGCTGGTGGGGGAGCGCGGCGCCGATGACATCCAGGCCGTCGGTCGCCTGACCCTGCTCGCCGAAGCCCGCCAGATCACAGACGAGGCCGAGATCGCGGCGGCCAGTGAGCGCTACTACCGCTTCTTCCCGCAGTCCCGGGACTACCACCAGACCCACGATTTCGACTTCTGGGTGCTGGAGCCAGTGCGCGCGCGTTTCATCGGCGGCTTCGGTGCCATCCACTGGATCGACCAGGTGGTGCTGGCCAACCCCTTCGCCGGTGAAGCCGAGCGCAGCATGATCGAGCACATGAACAGCGACCATCAGTCGGCCATCGCCCATTACCTGACGCTGCGCGGGCTACCGGGGGAGGTGGCGGACATGGTCAGCATCGACTCGGAAGGATTCCACCTACGCGTCGGCCAGAACGTGCACTGGCTGCCCTTCCCAACATCCTGTAACAACCCAGGTTCGGTCCGTCAGGCCCTGGTAGCGCTGGCACGCGCGGAGAGCTGGCCGTCCGTCGCCGAACCCGAGGCTTGAATTCGGGGGAGGGCGGCTTCATCTAGATTCCCATCGGAAGCCGTTCTTCCGTCAAGGATCCCTCGATGCGTGTCTTTCTGTTCCTCTTCCTGCTGTTCCCGATCATCGAACTGGCCGTGCTGATCCAGGTCGGCAGTGCCATCGGCGTGTTGCCGACCCTGCTGCTGGTCATCGGCACCGGCGTGCTCGGCAGTGTGCTGTTGCGCGTCGCCGGCGTCGCCACGGCCTGGCGTGCCCGCGAGAAGCTCGCCCGTGGCGAGATGCCCGAGCAGGAAATGCTCGAAGGCCTGCTGATCGCCGTCGGCGGCGGCCTGTTGCTGCTGCCGGGCTTCATCAGCGACATCTTCGGCGTGCTCTGCCTGATCCCCTTCACCCGCCGCCTGCTGATCGGGCGCATGCTCAAGCGTGCCCAGGAACAGGCCCTGCGCCAGCGTGCCTTCGCCGATGATCTCGCTGCCCGCAGCGGGCAGACCCGCCCCAATGTGATCGAGGGCGAGTACGAGCGCCGCGACCGCTGAGCCTCCGGTCGGCTCGCTGGAACTTCCTGCAAAAATTTCGGTGGTCGCCCTTGAAATACCCCTGGGCGCCCCTATGTATTGGTCACCGCAAGGTTCCTTGCCCTCAAGGGCAAGGTCAGACTTCAGCGGAGTGCCTTGCACCCCGCAGCCGGCTCCGCCGGATTTCGCTAACCCGCCGGTCAACCGTACCGGCGCCGGAAAACACTAATTGGGAGAGTTACACAATGAAGCTTCGTCCCCTGAATGATCGCGTCGTAATCCGCCGCAGCGAAGAAGAAACCAAGACCGCTGGTGGCATCGTGCTGCCGGGCTCGGCCGCTGAGAAGCCGAACCGCGGTGAAGTGGTTGCCGTCGGCACCGGTCGCGTTCTGGAAAACGGCGAAGTCCGTGCCCTGGCAGTAAAAGTGGGCGACCAGGTGGTATTCGGCCCGTACTCCGGCAGCAACGCCATCAAGGTCGACGGTGAAGAACTGCTGGTCATGAGCGAGAACGAAATCCTCGCTGTCATCGAAGCCTGAACCGCCCCCTTTCCCACCTAGAATTCGAGGAAGAAGAACATGGCTGCTAAAGACGTAAAATTCGGCGATGCCGCTCGTAAAAAACTGCTCGTTGGCGTGAACACCCTGGCTGACGCCGTTAAAGCCACCCTCGGCCCGAAAGGCCGTAACGTGGTTCTGGAGCGCAGCTTCGGCGCCCCGCTGATCACCAAGGACGGCGTTTCCGTCGCCAAGGAAATCGAGCTCAAGGACCGCATCGAAAA includes the following:
- a CDS encoding DUF481 domain-containing protein, producing MLSRTLLCLAIAAASTPSLADTVWMKNGDRLSGKIKVFDGGKLMLETEYGGSIPLDWKKIATLESDQELMIKQDDVTGERAKTLRPAEPGKVILANGEAPKTVELASIEQIMKPKPFVEDLTWSGNVDLALDYKRAEKDTDDYDVDFKTKARHGRWRHNATGEYNREFQDDVKTTENWELEYALDRFITDKFFWQGRAEYKRDKIEELERQRTLGTGPGYQFWDDELGAFSLASLVNRTDYEYSNGEKDNFYALSMKWDYNRYLVGKTVEFFTVGEVGRPLGNAADYSLDAEVGLRYKVTDWASLNLKAEKDMVQGAEGEIDETRYTVGFGVGW
- a CDS encoding SDR family oxidoreductase, coding for MQLKDKVIIITGGCQGLGRAMGEYLAGKGAKLALVDLNQEKLDDAVAACKAAGGDARAYLCNVANEEQVTHMVGQVAEDFGAINGLVNNAGILRDGLTIKVKDGEMTKMSLAQWQAVIDVNLTGVFLCTREVAAKMIELKNEGAIINISSISRAGNMGQANYSAAKAGVAADTVVWAKELARYGIRVAGVAPGFIETDMVASMKPEALEKMTSGIPLKRLGKPQEIAHSVAYILENDYYTGRVLELDGGLRL
- a CDS encoding HugZ family pyridoxamine 5'-phosphate oxidase, which encodes MSVKAAKNARELLLKEYRGVLSTLSKAMPGFPFGSVAPYCLDAAGRPLILISRIAQHTHNLQKDPKCSLLVGERGADDIQAVGRLTLLAEARQITDEAEIAAASERYYRFFPQSRDYHQTHDFDFWVLEPVRARFIGGFGAIHWIDQVVLANPFAGEAERSMIEHMNSDHQSAIAHYLTLRGLPGEVADMVSIDSEGFHLRVGQNVHWLPFPTSCNNPGSVRQALVALARAESWPSVAEPEA
- a CDS encoding FxsA family protein; this translates as MRVFLFLFLLFPIIELAVLIQVGSAIGVLPTLLLVIGTGVLGSVLLRVAGVATAWRAREKLARGEMPEQEMLEGLLIAVGGGLLLLPGFISDIFGVLCLIPFTRRLLIGRMLKRAQEQALRQRAFADDLAARSGQTRPNVIEGEYERRDR
- a CDS encoding co-chaperone GroES; this encodes MKLRPLNDRVVIRRSEEETKTAGGIVLPGSAAEKPNRGEVVAVGTGRVLENGEVRALAVKVGDQVVFGPYSGSNAIKVDGEELLVMSENEILAVIEA